The following coding sequences are from one Nicotiana tomentosiformis chromosome 3, ASM39032v3, whole genome shotgun sequence window:
- the LOC138907754 gene encoding increased rDNA silencing protein 4-like gives METQTAPSIVPTLSSPIETPMREPTIPKPSSPNPKLDSQPPTGSSPTQSSTGSHRSRKTSTPKKCMATTSPFASPKRMVEEDTTEGEENQEISSPLVEESNALPMSSEFTLDLQEQEAIENMLSIAVEGFVDSGYEGMSKTNESRGEGDCLLKEGRELVPVENLAPDITTAEPTKGPDTFTQEEPYAPTWDETPYSSKEPQVSTDPAPSPYFYAKPLAIVVPEMRYLSEGENDDSEEDYDNVDLASFISARNRRATPNTPTPKRPTTRLQQKEALESALKKSKKEKKRRRLVKGRKLVHEEVVPTALVVDIDDEVDEEPSPLIRKFSKKPAVQNSGIESSMKVMEVRNVEVNESREKVAEGSGKNVSEKPTEKRNSVKKSVKRKASVSEEPSSCKKAKVDES, from the exons ATGGAGACTCAGACTGCTCCAAGCATCGTCCCCACTTTGTCATCACCTATTGAAACCCCAATGCGAGAACCTACAATCCCCAAACCATCTAGTCCAAACCCTAAGTTAGATTCACAACCACCTACTGGTTCTTCTCCAACTCAGTCAAGCACTGGATCTCATAGGAGTCGCAAAACTTCGACTCCCAAGAAATGTATGGCTACAACCTCTCCTTTTGCGTCGCCGAAAAGAATGGTCGAAGAAGATACTACTGAGGGAGAAGAAAATCAGGAAATTTCTAGTCCGCTAGTAGAAGAAA GTAATGCTCTTCCTATGTCCTCTGAGTTCACTTTGGATTTGCAAGAACAAGAGGCCATAGAGAATATGTTGTCAATCGCTGTTGAGGGTTTTGTAGATAGTGGGTATGAAGGTATGTCTAAAACGAATGAGTCTCGGGGGGAAGGTGACTGTCTACTGAAAGAAGGAAGGGAACTGGTGCCTGTCGAAAATCTGGCACCAGACATTACTACTGCGGAACCTACTAAGGGACCCGATACCTTCACACAAGAGGAGCCCTatgctcctacttgggatgaaactccCTATTCTTCTAAAGAACCCCAGGTCAGTACTGATCCCGCTCCTTCTCCTTACTTCTATGCTAAGCCATTGGCCATTGTTGTTCCCGAAATGAGATATCTGTCTGAGGGGGAGAATGACGATAGTGAAGAAGACTATGATAATGTGGATCTTGCAAGCTTTATTAGTGCTAGGAATAGAAGGGCAACTCCCAATACACCCACTCCTAAAAGACCTACTACTAGGCTGCAACAGAAGGAGGCTCTTGAGTCAGCTCTGAAGAAAagtaagaaagaaaagaagaggaGAAGGTTGGTGAAGGGTAGAAAGTTAGTTCATGAAGAGGTGGTGCCTACAGCTCTTGTTGTGGACATTGATGACGAGGTGGATGAGGAACCCAGTCCCTTAATCCGTAAATTCTCCAAGAAACCTGCAGTTCAAAATTCTGGAATAGAGTCATCTATGAAAGTGATGGAAGTTCGTAATGTTGAAGTGAATGAATCTAGAGAAAAAGTGGCTGAAGGGTCTGGTAAGAACGTGTCTGAGAAACCTACTGAGAAAAGAAATAGTGTAAAGAAATCTGTGAAAAGGAAGGCTAGTGTTAGTGAAGAACCTAGTTCCTGCAAGAAAGCAAAGGTTGACGAGTCCTAG
- the LOC117279798 gene encoding uncharacterized protein: MAAPPNFEEGQSTYMPPRFNGQYYEWWKTRMHNFIMAEDSELWDVICDGPFVPTKTGDDHAVTIPKIRKEFNDVDRKAIEKNFRAKKILVCGISLDKYNRISACQSAKEIWEALQTAHEGTTQVKQSKIDMLTTEYELFRMKDDESIQDMHTRFTSIINELHSLGEIIPRNKLVRKILSVLPSSWESKSECYHRGKGPAEANNR, encoded by the coding sequence atggctgctccaccaaactttgaagaaggtcagtCCACCTACATGCCACCAAGGTTCAATGGCCAGTATTATGAatggtggaagacaaggatgcacaattttatcatggctgaagattccGAACTCTGGGATGTCATATGTGATGGACCCTTCGTTCCCACAAAAACCGGTGATGACCATGCTGTAACTATTCccaaaataagaaaagaatttAATGACGTTGACCGGAAAGCCATAGAAAAGAACTTTCGCGCAAAGAAAATACTTGTATGTGGTATCAGTCTTGATAAGTACAACAGGATCTCAGCATGCCAATCTGCtaaggagatctgggaagctctccaaacAGCCCATGAGGGAACAACACAAGTTAAGCAATCAAAGATTGACATGCTTACCACAGAATATGAGCTTTTCAGAATGAAAGATGATGAATCCATCCAGGACATGCATACTCGGTTCACCTCTATCATCAATGAGCTTCACTCTCTGGGAGAAATCATTCCAAGAAACAAACTTGTCAGGAAAATACTCAGTGTTTTGCCCAGCTCCTGGGAAAGCAAAAGTGAATGCTATCACAGAGGCAAAGGACCTGCAGAAGCTAACAATCGATGA